The nucleotide window GGCGCAGGCCCAGCATCCGGACATCTCCGGGCGGGTCTCCCAGCTCGTGGCTGAGGGACGGATGGGCCTGGTGGACCCCCAGCTGGCGGCCAGTGGCCCAATAGCGGTGCTGCACCAGTTCAGTGCCCCGGCCCGCCAGCTCGCGATGCGTACCCTGGAGGACCTGGTGTTGGCAGTTCCCTTGGAGGCTGCCCGGTCGCAAGGGGCGGCACCACAGCCCCAGCTGGTCCGTCAGGACGACGACCTGGTGGTCGAGCAGACCTGGGAACCCCTCTCACCTCCGGTCACGGAGGCGGGCACACTCCCGGCAGCACCCGCGCCGCCACCAGCACCCGCAGCAGCTGTGCCTGAGGTTACTGCCACACCTGACGAGGCCATCACGCCTTCCCCCACATATGCCCCTGCCACGCCGGGTGCGCGGGCTGCGGCGGAGGGTGCCGCTGCGGTCAACCCCCTTGCTCCCCGGGTCCCCGCCGTGGTGGAGGAGTGGAAGCACAGCCTGCTGGACCTGACCCGGCGCAACCCGCTGATCCACCGGGGTCCCGGCAGCGCCGTCGAACTGTTGGTCCCGCCCACCCTCCTGGGTCAGCTGGAGGACCTGGTGAACCGGCGTGACGCCCTGGTGCTGCGCGCGCAAGACGACGCCACTGGCGCCCCAGACGGCGCCGACATCGCCAGCCTGGCTGAGGAGCTGCTTGTAAAGCACCGCACCGTGCCGGTCGGCCTTTCGGGCAGCGAGTACAGCAGGCGGATGCCTTCCTTGGCCGCCCTGGCCCGCACCACCTTGGAGGAGACCGGGGCGAACAACCTTTACCTGGCGCTAGGCACGCTCGTGTGGTGGACAGACGGCCACCTGCTGCGCTCGCCCCTAGTACTGGTCCCAGTGACCCTGGACCGTGACGGAGATACCTTCGGCATCATCCTGGACCAGGCCGGGGCCTCCACGCCGAACTATTCGCTAGTGGCCCGTTTCCAGGCAGACACCGGCATCAACCTGACTGAGCTGCGTGAGCCCGTCCAGGACCAGCACGGCGTCGACGTCGAGGCCACGCTCCAGGCGGTCCAGGCTAGGCTCAAGCGGGAGCGGGCCCGGGCTCGGGTGGAGGAGACCGCCCACCTGGGAATGTTCCGCTTCTCCACCTACCGCATGTGGCAGGACCTGGCTGATCACTGGCCGATCCTCGCCGCCAACCCCCTGGTATCCCACCTGGCGGCAGCAGGAGACGCTGACGCTGCCCGGGCCGTAGCCGCCCAGGGCCCTGCCAGGCCCACCCCGGTCAATCCCGCCAGCAGTACCAGGCCTCAGCTCGACCTGGACCAGGTGGTGGAGAACCTGCCCCTGGAAGCGGACTCCAGCCAGGCCCAGGCAGTGGCAGAAGCAGTGTCCGGGCAGAACTTGGTAATCGAAGGACCGCCAGGCACCGGCAAGTCCCAGACGGTCGCCAACCTGATTTTTCGGGCGCTGGGTGAGGGTCGCACCGTCATGTTCGTAGCCGAGAAGGCCTCCGCCCTGGACGTAGTGGCACGGCGGCTGCGGGAAGAGGTCGGTATCGGGGACCTCCTGCTCAACCTGCATGACAACGGCGTCGGGCCGGTCGCGGTAGGTGACGCCCTGCGGCGGGCCCTGGACCGGGAAGCTCCCACCACCCCAGAGACGGACCCCGCCGCCTTGCGTGAGCAGCTGGCGCAGCTGCGCTCACGGCTGCGCACGTACCAGCAGAACCTGCACCAGCCCGGGCCCCGTGGAATGTCCTACTACGCTGCCCGCCAGCATCTGCTTGCGGCCGGGGCAGAGCAGCAGGCGACCGCCCAGGCCGCCTTTGATGAGCGGGCCCGCACCACCGGCCTGAACGCCTTCGACCCCGCCGCCCACACTCAGCTGCTGGAGGAGTACCGCCGCGCTCGCACCACCCTACGTGCCGCACTGCCAGACGAGCTGCTGGCAACGGTGCTGCGACGGCGTGACGCGGTGCTGGCGGCGGCAGGCGAGCGGGCCAAGGAGCTGCGCGAGGAGATACACCGCCGTAAACCAGCATTGAGCGTGCGCGACCTGCTGGACCGTTACGGAGACCTCGTTACGGCGATCACCCCGTGCGTACTAGTTTCTCCGGACTCAGTGGCCCGCTTCTTCCCAGCAGACCGGGTGCACGTGGATGTCGTCGTCTTTGATGAGGCGTCTCAGATCACGGTCCCGGGAGCTATCGGGGCTATTGGGCGTGGTCGTTCCACCGTCGTAGTCGGTGATCCCCGGCAGATGCCTCCGCCCACCATGGGACTCGGCGTCCCCCACAGCGGTAGCCTGGACAGTGCGACCCCGGGTGGGACCACGTCGATCCTCGACCTCTGCCTGGCTGAAGGAGTCACCCACCGGCGCCTGACCTGGCACTACCGCAGTCGGGTGGAATCACTCATAGCCTTCTCTAACCGGCGCTACTACAAAGGTGAGCTGCTCACCTTCCCCAGCCCGCTCGCCCTGGCTGAGCACCCTGATGACGGCCCCGGAGGCCACGGCGTGAGTCTGCGGCGGGTGGCAGGCACCTACTACAGCGCGCAGGAGGTTACCGGTCACTCCCGACGTCGAGGCCTGCTTCCCAACACGAATCCGGTGGAGGCGCACCAGGTGGTGCAGGAAGTGCTCCGTCGTTTCCAGGCCAGTCCCGAGCAGGTGCCCTCCCTGGGGGTCATCACCCTGAACGCCCGTCAGCGGGACCTCATTGAGAACCAGCTGCGCAGTCAGGGATCCGAGCGCCTGATCCAGGCCCTGGACGCGCGTGACGGCCTGCTCGTGCGCAACCTGGACAACGTCCAGGGCGAGGAACGGGACACGATCCTGCTGTCCTTGACTGTATCCGCCAACAGTTGTGGGGACGTGCCGCTCAACTTTGGTTCACTTAGCCACGAGGGCGGTGAACGCAGGCTCAACGTCGCGATCTCGCGGGCGCGCCGCCAGTTGGTCATCTTCTCCAGCTTTGACCCTGCTGCCCTGCATGCAGAGCGCAGCGTGCACCAGGGGATTAAACACCTGCGTGCCTACCTGGAGGCGGTGAGTGCAGGCAGGCTGCCGCGGGCCGTACCGCGCGCGCAGGCAGAGGTGGATCTCAGCCGGGCCGATATCGCTGAGCGGCTGCGCGAAGCTGGGTTGGATGTGAGCGTGGGCGTGGGACACTCCACATTTGAGATCGACTTGGTACTCACCCCACCCGGTGTGGTCTCCGCGCCGGAGGTTATCGGACATGGAGCCAGGGCAGGGGCCCAGCGCGGGCCACTGACGGCGGGGGTAGTGGTCCTGCTGGACGGCCCCGGCTGGGACCGCCGCAGGAGCGTGGCGGACCGTGACCTGCTACCGGTGGAGGTGCTTCGCTCCATGGGCTGGCCGCAGGTGGAGCGCTTGTGGCTGCCGCAGTGGGTAGCGGACCCTGAGGGGGTGGTCGCACACCTGGTGCAGGTCACCACCGGTAGGACATGCGCGACCGCACCCGTTGCAGCCAGGACGGTTGCGGAGGGTTCGGCTGAGGGGCGGCCTGCGGAGGGGGACCAGAGCAACCTGCCGAGACAGGCAGACCAGCTGGGAGCCAGGCAGGCCGGGACTACCGTGCCGGAGGTGGCAGCGGGCGCCGTCGTCGCGAAATCGAACACCGCCGCAGCGGGCTCGCTGGAGGATACCGGCTACCGCAGCTGGCAGCCGGAGGGAGTGCACCCCCGTGAGGTGCTCGACCGGGCTGGCACAGACCCGCAGGCCCATGACCAACTCGTGGAGGTTGCGAGGGCAATCTGCGATGTGGAGGCACCGCTGACGATGCACCGCCTGGTGGTCAAACTTTGCCGGGCTCATGGCCTGTCACGCACCACCACGTCACGTGAGGCAGCGGTGCGAAAAGCCCTGGGGGAGTCCTTCGCCTACGTTGACGAGTTCCAGTTCGTGTGGCGCACTTATGACTCCTGGCTGCTGCCGGTCTCCTTCCGCCGTAACGCTCTTGACCACGTGGACTCCATTGAGGAGATCCACCCGCGTGAACTGACGGCACTGATGGCTCAGGTGCGTGAACGCAGCCCCGAGTGGTCCTCCGCTGAGGAGCTGTGTGAGCGGGGGCTCAGGCTCTTGAGTGCCCGAAGGCGCCAGCTCAGCGCCCGCGGCGTTCTGCCAGCTCTCACCGAGGCGCTGAAGCAGGCTGAGGCGGCGGACACGCCTTAGACAGGTTGTGGGTCGGGAGTGGCGTCAGCCGAGGCGCTGGCGCCCCGGGAGCCATAGGAACCCCTGCCGCTGTCCGCCACGCTGTGCGACACGCCGAGCGCGCATCCGAAACACACTTGAATCGTGTCCCTGGTCACCCCTAGGACGTCAGTCCGGGGTGTCGCGAGATCCTGCCTAAAACCTCCGTTTAGCTCCTCGTCAGATCCTCGCCAACCACAACATCTTGTGGTCACATTGGAATATGACCACCGGATGATGTGTTGCATTGATGTCATTCGCGGTATGGTCAGTACCGGCGCCGCCGCCCCGGGTCGCTCCCGGAGGATGCGCGACGGCGCCAACCGCCCACCAGGCGCACGGTGTGCACGCTCACCGCGCCGGGCACGCGCACATCCCGCTCCAACAATGCCCGCCACGTCATCGATGGAGAGACCAGTGACAGCCAACGCCACCAACGCCGACCCCAGCCTCGTCGCCGCAGGCTCCGCCGACTCCGCCGTCGCCCACGGATCACGCCCCACAGTTGACGCCGTCGCCACCATCACCGAGTACCTGGACCGCTCGGACTGGCGCGTCAACGCCAATGCCAACCAGGGGTACTCCCTGGGCGGGATGATGCTGAACACCAGCGGCAAAGTGGTGGCCAACTACTGGCTCAGCCAGGTCTACTCCCAGGAAGCCGGGGACGCCCACCGCAACGGGGACATCCACATCCATGACCTGGACATGTTCGCCGGGTACTGCGCCGGCTGGTCCCTCAAGTCCCTCCTCCAGCAGGGCTTCAACGGCGTTCCCGGCAAGATCGCCTGCAACCCCGCCCGCCACTTCTCCAGCGCCGTCGGGCAGATCGTCAACTTCCTGGGCACCCTGCAGAACGAGTGGGCTGGCGCGCAGGCCTTCAGTTCCTTTGACACCTACATGGCTCCCTTCGTCCGCCTAGACCACATGACCTACGAGCAGGTCCTCCAGGGCATGCAGGAACTCATCTTCAACCTCAACGTTCCCAGCCGTTGGGGCACCCAGACCCCCTTCACCAACCTCACCTTCGACTGGACCTGCCCTGCGGACCTTGCCGACGAGCGCCCCCTGATCGGCGACGAACTTTGCGATTTCACCTACGGTGACCTCGCCGAGGAGATGGGCATGATCAACCGTGCCTTCATGGAGGTCATGACCACCGGCGACGCCGAAGGCCGCGTCTTCACCTTCCCGATCCCCACCTACAACATCACCAAGGACTTCGACTGGGACTCGGAGAATGCCGACCGCCTGTTCAAGATGACCGCGAAGTACGGTCTGCCATACTTCCAAAACTTCATCAACTCTGAGCTGGACCCCGGCATGATCCGCTCCATGTGCTGCCGCCTGCAGCTGGACCTGCGCGAACTCCTCAAGCGCGGCAACGGGCTGTTTGGTTCTGCCGAGCAGACCGGCAGCGTTGGCGTCGTCACCGTGAACATGGCGCGCCTGGGGTACCTGCATGCTGGGGATGAGGCCGCCCTCACCGCCGCCCTGGACCACCTGCTGGGTCTGGCCCGTGACACCCTGGAACTCAAGCGCGTGGTCATCCAGCACCACATCGACACCGGGCTCTTCCCCTTCACTAAGCGCTGGCTTGGCACCCTGGACAACCACTTCTCCACCATTGGCGTCAACGGCATGAACGAGATGGTCCGCAACTTCACGTCCGACGCCTACGACCTCACCGACCCGCGCGGTCACGCCATGTGCGTGCGCGTCCTGGATCACGTGCGCGCCAAGATGGTGGAGTTCCAGGAGGACACCAGCCACTTGTACAACCTGGAGGCCACCCCGGCGGAGGGCACCACATACCGCTTCGCCAAGGAAGACCGCAAGCTTTTCCCCGGCATCCTCCAGGCCGGCACGGATTCCAACCCCTACTACACCAACTCCTCCCAGCTGCCGGTCGGCTTCACGGACGACCCCTTCCTGGCTCAGGAGATGCAGGAGGAGCTGCAGACCAAGTACACCGGCGGCACGGTCCTGCACCTGTACATGAACGAGCACGTCTCCTCCGTGCAGGCCTGCAAGGAGCTGGTGCGCCGTTCGTTGACGGCCTTCCGCACGCCCTACATCACCATCACCCCAACCTTCTCCATCTGCCCTACCCACGGCTACCTGCCTGGCGAGCACACCACCTGCGAGAAGTGCGCCACCCTGCACCCCGACGCTGCCCCGGTGGAGTGCGAGGTCTGGACCCGCGTCATGGGTTACTTCCGGCCGGTGGAATCCTTCAACATCGGCAAGAAGGGTGAGTACGCCGAACGCCAGATGTTCACCGAGGGTGCGGCCTGCGGGCATGGGGCGGTGACCTCCCGGCTCACGGCGGTCAGCGCCTAAGGGCTGGGCTACGGGCGGCACCCGCCAAACACGTAGGACCAGGAGGTGACATGAACGAGCCTCAACGTGGGATGTCTTCACACAGGCTCCCGGAAGCGGCCCGGGTTGCTCCCAGCGCCCACCCAGCTGACGCGCTGGTGATCGCGGGGCTCGTCCCCATGAGCACTGTCGACTGGCCCGGCCACCTCACCGCTACGGTCTTCACCCAGGGCTGCCCCTGGAACTGCCACTACTGTCACAACCAAGCGCTCATCCCCACCCGCACTCCGGGCGTCGTCGCCTGGCAGGAGGTGCGTGACCTGCTAGCGCGCCGCCACGGCCTGCTCGACGGCGTCGTCTTTACCGGCGGTGAGGCCCTACGCCAAGACTGCCTGGCCGACGCCGTCCGTGAGGTGGTGGAGGAGGGCTTCCGGGTGGGGCTGCACACGGCGGGCTGCTACCCGCGGCGCCTGGCGGACCTGGTGGCCTCTGGGCTGCTTGCATGGGTGGGGCTGGATGTGAAGGCCCTGCCGGAGCACTACCCGGAGGTGGTGGGTCGGCCCGCCAGCGGCGAGAAGGCCTGGGAGTCGCTGCGTGTGCTGTTGGAGGCGCAGGCGGTTGGTGGCCCGGACTTTGAGGTGCGCACCACCGTGGTGCCGGGTGACGTGACCGCCGCCGACGCCGTCGCGGTGGCCAGGCTCTGCCGCGAGGCGGGGGTAAGTTCCTACGCCCTACAGCAGGCACGCTCGCGCGGAACCCGGGAGGGTTTTGTGGCGGTGGCCCCCGGTTGGGACAGCCAGTGCGAGCGTATGGCCGAGCAGATCCGGGCCCTGGGTTTCGAGCGTTTCGAGTACCGGCCCGCCTGAGACTGCCACCCCCAGAGCCAGCGCCAACCAGACCACGAGCACCGGTACTGGCGCCACATGCCGCCGTCGTCGTCTCAAATGACCTGCTTGAGCAGCGGCACCCGCCGCCCGATGAAGGAAACCACCAGGCACACGAAAGCCACTGTGAGCGCGAGGGTCGGTGCGCCAATGACCGGGATCCACTGGCTGCCAATGCCGGTGTGTGTGGTCACGAACGCGCCCGCGTTTAAGGACTGGACGCCACGGTTCTTCAGTAGTGCCAGGAAGAAGGGGTGCAGCAGGTAGAGGCCCAGCGTGCAGGCGGACAGCTCGCCCAGCACCCAGGCGGTGCCACGGTGTGGGTGCCAGTTTCGCAGCGTGAGGAACAGGCAGAACAGGGCTACCGCCTGCAGCGCCGACGTCGGCGAGAAGGGCCCGAACAGCCACTCCACGGGCTCGTTGCTGATGTTCAGGCTGTACCAGTAGGTGCCGCCTGCGCTGGCTGCCGTCGCCGCTATGAATCCAAGCGGTGCTAGCAGCAGCGTGGAAGCCCCGTAACGCCAACGGTTGAGCCAGTAACCCAGCACCATGTAGCCCACGTAACCGGCTTGCTGGGGCGCGAACCTGGACACCACCTGCTGCCAGGTCTGTCCGTCTACAGGCACTAGTTCTAGCGCGTTGGGCAGTAGCACCACGCCAACGAACAGCCCCACCATCCAGATCGCACCTTGGCGGCCGTTGTGCAGGGCAGCGTGGATTGGCGGGAGGCACAGGTAGCACACGGCCATGGCGGGCAGGAACCAGAGGTGTCCGTAGTCGCGCAGGAGTTGCAGGGCGATGCTGTAGGGGCTGTAGTCCTGATGGAAGTGCACTTTGTAGGCCGCGTAGAAGGCTGACCAGAACGCGAACAAGATCAGCATCTTGAAGACGTTGTGGCGCACTAGGCGGCGCCGGTCCAGCTGTGGGCGGCTGAGCAGGATCGCACCGGAGATCATGAAGAACAGAGGCAGGCTGGCGCGTTGCGAGGCGGACCAGATGTCCATGAACAGCCAGTCGCGCGTGCGGGGGTCGGTGGCTAGGAACTCGTTGGCGTGTACTACCACCACCATCATGGCCGCGAAGATGCGTAGTAGGTCCAGGTCGTGGCGGCGACGGCGGGGTTTGACGGCGGGCTGGTTTTTGCGGGCCGTCTGGTCTTTGCTGGGCTTCCGGGAGGCTTCCTGGGCTGGCGCTGCGAGTGAGGCGGTGGCGGCCGTGGGGCTCCCTGTTGTGGGTGGGCCAGGGGTGGCTGACTTGGCGGTGGGCCGGGCGTGAGGGGAAGACGCGGTGGCGTCGCGCTCTGCAGCCAGGGTGGATGGGGCTGGGCTCTGAGCTAAGGGGTCTGAGGTCGTGGAGACCACTGGCTCACCAATTGCGATTGGTTTTGATGGCGGTGACCACGGGTTGAGCGTGGATGGCGGAGTCACATCGGGCGCTGGGGCACTCGGGGGTGGGGGAGCGGCAGGCGTGGCCGGTGGCTTGGGAGCTGGCGTCGTTGGCTTTGAGGGTGTCGCAGGGCGCTGGGTGGTGGCCGGTGGCTTGGGAGCTAGCGTCTGCTGGGTTGCGGCTGACGTCGTCGGCTTGGAGGGCCGGGCGGCGCGGGCGACCTTGAGTGGCACAACCTCGATGGCGTCAAGGGTGTCGTCGAGGCCGCGTGGTTCGCGCGGGGGCTTGCTGGGCTGGGAGGGGCCAGTAGTCCGCGTGGCTGGGTGGGCAGCAGGCGGGGTCTTGTCTTTGTTGCTCAAGGTCATAGCAGTAACCAGGGTGTTAGGGACGGGGGTGACCTAGCGGGGGCCTTAGGAAGCAGGCTCACGTGTGGCGGTTATGAGTGACGATACGCAATCGACCTGCTTGCGACAATTCGAATGTGGGACAGATTTCCTGGGCGG belongs to Actinomyces trachealis and includes:
- a CDS encoding anaerobic ribonucleoside-triphosphate reductase activating protein is translated as MSSHRLPEAARVAPSAHPADALVIAGLVPMSTVDWPGHLTATVFTQGCPWNCHYCHNQALIPTRTPGVVAWQEVRDLLARRHGLLDGVVFTGGEALRQDCLADAVREVVEEGFRVGLHTAGCYPRRLADLVASGLLAWVGLDVKALPEHYPEVVGRPASGEKAWESLRVLLEAQAVGGPDFEVRTTVVPGDVTAADAVAVARLCREAGVSSYALQQARSRGTREGFVAVAPGWDSQCERMAEQIRALGFERFEYRPA
- a CDS encoding acyltransferase, with protein sequence MTLSNKDKTPPAAHPATRTTGPSQPSKPPREPRGLDDTLDAIEVVPLKVARAARPSKPTTSAATQQTLAPKPPATTQRPATPSKPTTPAPKPPATPAAPPPPSAPAPDVTPPSTLNPWSPPSKPIAIGEPVVSTTSDPLAQSPAPSTLAAERDATASSPHARPTAKSATPGPPTTGSPTAATASLAAPAQEASRKPSKDQTARKNQPAVKPRRRRHDLDLLRIFAAMMVVVVHANEFLATDPRTRDWLFMDIWSASQRASLPLFFMISGAILLSRPQLDRRRLVRHNVFKMLILFAFWSAFYAAYKVHFHQDYSPYSIALQLLRDYGHLWFLPAMAVCYLCLPPIHAALHNGRQGAIWMVGLFVGVVLLPNALELVPVDGQTWQQVVSRFAPQQAGYVGYMVLGYWLNRWRYGASTLLLAPLGFIAATAASAGGTYWYSLNISNEPVEWLFGPFSPTSALQAVALFCLFLTLRNWHPHRGTAWVLGELSACTLGLYLLHPFFLALLKNRGVQSLNAGAFVTTHTGIGSQWIPVIGAPTLALTVAFVCLVVSFIGRRVPLLKQVI
- a CDS encoding DUF3320 domain-containing protein; amino-acid sequence: MRLSNRDLVLRALLGVLPAQLEPFTRRALRQARPAEVRRHLDDLTAGRPGPVDLADLSTQLRLLTARGSDNPLLDLDPGLRSKLHEVRHFRNDAVHGRAFDADLTLAALVAVSETLRLIAAPAAAREEIWDLIKVAQGNLGGAASLLAALHVEAACQPVLCYGHAVAGLPLTVRLRLSWKAGTQQFGAVPGIVQGHAPGQDAVPGQFVTSNPALSAPFSSRARPHLGKVEVRLSVIEHDGAREVTEPHVLHWDTTRPVLDTSVALKLERASLRQVVRDGSAELRVELTAADGSKQVRQLQVLSALAPRQWRLQGSRNWAGAALATLVQPGQGLVECLAQEALHNSQVSTLPAEAPPAERGAQITGKPAGAVQVDALVAAVCAALRRRRLSVLPTPGTWETVAHPVRTGAEVIDSGSGTALDLAVLVAAVLERLQVDTALLLTGDSVCVGYRCGVSGELPTAAQAQHPDISGRVSQLVAEGRMGLVDPQLAASGPIAVLHQFSAPARQLAMRTLEDLVLAVPLEAARSQGAAPQPQLVRQDDDLVVEQTWEPLSPPVTEAGTLPAAPAPPPAPAAAVPEVTATPDEAITPSPTYAPATPGARAAAEGAAAVNPLAPRVPAVVEEWKHSLLDLTRRNPLIHRGPGSAVELLVPPTLLGQLEDLVNRRDALVLRAQDDATGAPDGADIASLAEELLVKHRTVPVGLSGSEYSRRMPSLAALARTTLEETGANNLYLALGTLVWWTDGHLLRSPLVLVPVTLDRDGDTFGIILDQAGASTPNYSLVARFQADTGINLTELREPVQDQHGVDVEATLQAVQARLKRERARARVEETAHLGMFRFSTYRMWQDLADHWPILAANPLVSHLAAAGDADAARAVAAQGPARPTPVNPASSTRPQLDLDQVVENLPLEADSSQAQAVAEAVSGQNLVIEGPPGTGKSQTVANLIFRALGEGRTVMFVAEKASALDVVARRLREEVGIGDLLLNLHDNGVGPVAVGDALRRALDREAPTTPETDPAALREQLAQLRSRLRTYQQNLHQPGPRGMSYYAARQHLLAAGAEQQATAQAAFDERARTTGLNAFDPAAHTQLLEEYRRARTTLRAALPDELLATVLRRRDAVLAAAGERAKELREEIHRRKPALSVRDLLDRYGDLVTAITPCVLVSPDSVARFFPADRVHVDVVVFDEASQITVPGAIGAIGRGRSTVVVGDPRQMPPPTMGLGVPHSGSLDSATPGGTTSILDLCLAEGVTHRRLTWHYRSRVESLIAFSNRRYYKGELLTFPSPLALAEHPDDGPGGHGVSLRRVAGTYYSAQEVTGHSRRRGLLPNTNPVEAHQVVQEVLRRFQASPEQVPSLGVITLNARQRDLIENQLRSQGSERLIQALDARDGLLVRNLDNVQGEERDTILLSLTVSANSCGDVPLNFGSLSHEGGERRLNVAISRARRQLVIFSSFDPAALHAERSVHQGIKHLRAYLEAVSAGRLPRAVPRAQAEVDLSRADIAERLREAGLDVSVGVGHSTFEIDLVLTPPGVVSAPEVIGHGARAGAQRGPLTAGVVVLLDGPGWDRRRSVADRDLLPVEVLRSMGWPQVERLWLPQWVADPEGVVAHLVQVTTGRTCATAPVAARTVAEGSAEGRPAEGDQSNLPRQADQLGARQAGTTVPEVAAGAVVAKSNTAAAGSLEDTGYRSWQPEGVHPREVLDRAGTDPQAHDQLVEVARAICDVEAPLTMHRLVVKLCRAHGLSRTTTSREAAVRKALGESFAYVDEFQFVWRTYDSWLLPVSFRRNALDHVDSIEEIHPRELTALMAQVRERSPEWSSAEELCERGLRLLSARRRQLSARGVLPALTEALKQAEAADTP
- a CDS encoding ribonucleoside triphosphate reductase produces the protein MERPVTANATNADPSLVAAGSADSAVAHGSRPTVDAVATITEYLDRSDWRVNANANQGYSLGGMMLNTSGKVVANYWLSQVYSQEAGDAHRNGDIHIHDLDMFAGYCAGWSLKSLLQQGFNGVPGKIACNPARHFSSAVGQIVNFLGTLQNEWAGAQAFSSFDTYMAPFVRLDHMTYEQVLQGMQELIFNLNVPSRWGTQTPFTNLTFDWTCPADLADERPLIGDELCDFTYGDLAEEMGMINRAFMEVMTTGDAEGRVFTFPIPTYNITKDFDWDSENADRLFKMTAKYGLPYFQNFINSELDPGMIRSMCCRLQLDLRELLKRGNGLFGSAEQTGSVGVVTVNMARLGYLHAGDEAALTAALDHLLGLARDTLELKRVVIQHHIDTGLFPFTKRWLGTLDNHFSTIGVNGMNEMVRNFTSDAYDLTDPRGHAMCVRVLDHVRAKMVEFQEDTSHLYNLEATPAEGTTYRFAKEDRKLFPGILQAGTDSNPYYTNSSQLPVGFTDDPFLAQEMQEELQTKYTGGTVLHLYMNEHVSSVQACKELVRRSLTAFRTPYITITPTFSICPTHGYLPGEHTTCEKCATLHPDAAPVECEVWTRVMGYFRPVESFNIGKKGEYAERQMFTEGAACGHGAVTSRLTAVSA